ACAACGCTGCCGTGTCCGGGCACGTAGATGGCATCGGGTCCACCGATCGTGAGCAGTCGGTCCAGGGTTTCCGGCCAGTCCACGACGTCGGAATCGGCATCGATCGCCGGGTCGCCGGACTCCTCGAGCAGGTCGCCGGTGAAGACGACGGATCGCTCACCCCGCACGCCCGCGGCCAGCACCACAAGATCGGCGTCGGTGTGCCCGCGGCCCGGCCGCGCGACGATCACCTCACGGTTGCCGAGGTCGATCACCGCTTCGTCGACCGAATGTTGCGGCGGCCGCAATGCCGCAATCGCGCAGTAGACTTCCGCCGCGTTGGCGCCGTAACTCAGTGCGTCGTCGCGAAGTTGATCGGTCGCCGCGGTAATGCAGTCCGAAACCTCAGGGGCACAGTACTTTTGAGCGTCTGCGAACAATCCGGAGCCCAGCACGTGATCGAAATGCTTGTGCGTCAACACCACATGCGTCACGTCGCGGGCGGCGATCTCACGCACGTCGTCACGGATCGCCTGCGCTTCGATGAGCGTGGTGCCGGTGTCGACGAGCATCGTTCCGGTGCTGCCCTGCACCAGTCCGACGGTGACGTCGAGAAAGGGCAGACGACACCGATGCACGCTGTCGGTCAAGGACTCCCAGTCGAAATGCACGCGACTGTTGTATCAGGCTCCGTACACCGGGACGGGTTTACGCGCCTGGGAAAGTAGATCGGAAACGACCGGCCCCAGTTCGGCGGGATCCCAGCGGGCACCCTTGTCGATCTGCGGCCCGTGCGCCCAGCCCTCGGCGACGCGGATCTTGCCGCCCTCGACCTCGAAGACCTGGCCGGTGATGTCGCGAGACTCGTTGCTGCCCAACCACACCACCAGCGGCGAGATGTTCTCCGGCGCCATCGCGTCGAAGGCGTCATCCTGCGTGGACATCATGTCGGCGAACACCGTCTCGGTCATCCGGGTGCGGGCCGACGGCGCGATCGCGTTGACCGTGACGCCGTAGCGGCCCATCTCGGCGGCGGCGACCAAGGTCATCGCCGCGATACCGGCTTTGGCCGCGCTGTAGTTGCCTTGGCCGACACTGCCCTGCAGGCCTGCACCGGAACTGGTGTTGATGATCCGCGCGTCTACGGTCTTGCCCTCTTTGCTCAGCCCGCGCCAGTACGAGGCCGCGTGCCGCATCGCGCCGAAGTGCCCCTTGAGGTGCACCGCGATGACGGCGTCGAATTCTTCTTCGCTGGTGTTGGCCATCATCCGGTCGCGCACGATGCCTGCGTTGTTGACCAGAACATCCAGTCCACCGAAGGTGTCGACGGCCGTCTGGATCAGCGCGGCGGCCTGGTTCCAATCGGCGATGTTGGAGCCGTTGGCGACGGCTTCGCCTCCGGCAGCGGTGATTTCGTCGATCACGCTCTGCGCCGCGCTACCACCGCCGGCCGGCGAGCCGTCCAGACCCACACCGATGTCGTTGACGACGACGCGGGCGCCCTCCGCGGCGAACGCCAACGCGTGCGCCCTCCCGATACCGCCGCCCGCTCCGGTGACGATGACGACGCGGCCGTCGACTACTCCCATTTGTGCTGTCTCCCTTACTTGATCGAGCTGGCGTTGGTGGTGGCCAGGTAGGGCGGCGGTTCACCACCGCCGTGCACCTCCAGCGAGGCGCCGCTGATGTAGGACGCCGCATCCGAGGCCAGAAATGCTGCGGCCCAACCCACGTCGGCGGGGGTGGCCAGCCGGCCGAGCGGGACACCTTTGGAGATCGCGGCAATCGAGTCGGCGTCGCCGTAGAACAACTCCGACTGCTCCGTCTCGACCATGCCGACAACGCACGCGTTGACCCGGACCTTCGGGCCCCACTCGACGGCCAGGGTCTGGGTGAGGCTTTCCAGGCCCGCCTTGGCCGCGCCGTAAGCGCCGGTGCCCGGGGAGGGTCGGCGGCCACTCAGGCTGCAGATATTGACGATGGACCCACCGGCCGACTGGGTCTGCATCACGTCGTTGGCATGCTGAGACACCGACAGGGCACCGAGCAGGTTGAGTTCGATGATTTTGCGATTGAACTTCGCGCTGGACTCCGCGGTCAGCACGAACGGCGATCCGCCGGCGTTGTTGACGACCGCGTCGAGACGCCTGTGCTTGGCGACTATCTCATCGATCATCGCCTTGACGGCGTCGTCGTCGCGGATGTCGCAGGAGTGGAATTCGTAGGGGAGATCGTCGACCGCACGCCGGGCGCAGGTGACAACGGTGGCACCCTGCTCGGCGAAAACACTGCTGATCCCGGCGCCTACCCCTCGAACGCCACCGGTCACCAGCACGACCCGGCCGGTGAGCCCGAAGCGGAACGCGGGGCCTCCGTCGGCGTGAGTCACTGTGCTAGCGTACCAAGCAAGTGCTTGCTTAGGTAATCGCACCCACATCGTCCCCCAAGGAAGTGGTCGAGGATCTCGATGACAATCACGTCACGCACCGTCGAACCGGGGATCGTCTCGGTCACCGTCGACTACCCGAAGGTCAACGCGATTCCGTCGCGGGGCTGGTTCGAACTCGGCGACGCCATCACCGCAGCCGGTCGGGACATGGACACGCACGCGGTGATCCTGCGCGCCGAGGGACGCGGCTTCAACGCCGGCGTCGACATCAAGGAAATGCAGAACACCGAGGGCTTCACCGCGCTGATCGACGCCAACCGCGGCTGCTTTCACGCGTTCCGCGCGGTCTACGAGTGCGAGGTGCCGGTGATCGCCGCGGTCAACGGCTTCTGCGTAGGCGGCGGCATCGGTCTGGTCGGTAACGCCGACGTGATCGTGGCCTCCGACGATGCGACGTTCGGCCTGCCCGAGGTCGAGCGCGGCGCACTCGGCGCGGCGACGCACTTGTCGCGGCTGGTGCCGCAGCACATGATGCGGCGACTGTTCTTCACCGCGGCCACCGTCGACGCCGCGACCCTGCACCACTTCGGCTCGGTGCACGAGGTGGTGCCGCGCGACGAGCTCGACGAGGCCGCGCTGCGGGTTGCGCGCGACATCGCCGCCAAGGACACCCGGGTGATCCGCGCGGCCAAGGAGGCGCTGAACCTGATCGACGTGCAGCGGGTGAACTCCAGTTACCGCATGGAGCAAGGCTTTACGTTCGAACTCAACCTGGCCGGCGTGGCCGACGAACACCGCGACGCGTTCGCCGGGACCAAGAAGGGCGAGAAGTCTTGAGCAACAAACGCACCACCCTCGACGACGCTGTCGCGCAGGTGCGCAGCGGCATGACCATCGGCATCGGCGGCTGGGGCTCCCGACGCAAGCCGATGGCGTTCGTCCGCGCGCTGCTGCGCACCGAGGTCAAGGACCTGACCGTGGTGACCTACGGCGGACCGGACCTTGGCCTGCTCTGCTCGGCGGGCAAGGTCAAGCGGGTCTACTACGGCTTCGTCTCGCTGGACTCACCGCCGTTTTACGACCCGTGGTTCGCGAAGGCCCGCAGCGCCGGCGCGATCGAGGCCCGCGAGATGGACGAGGGCATGCTGCGGTGCGGCCTGCAGGCTGCGGCACAACGCTTGCCGTTCCTGCCCATTCGCGCCGGGCTGGGCAGTTCGGTGATCGACTTCTGGGAGGGTGAGCTCAAGACCGTCACCAGCCCCTACCCGGCACCGGGTGGTGGCAATGAGACGCTGCTCGCCATGCCGGCGCTCAACCTCGATGCGGCGTTCGTCCATCTCAACCTCGGCGACGAGCGGGGTAACGCAGCTTACACCGGCATCGACCCCTACTTCGACGACCTGTTCCTGATGGCCGCCGAACGGCGCTACCTGTCGGTGGAGCGGGTCGTCTCCACCGAAGAGTTAGTCAAAGCCGTTCCGCCGCAAGCACTACTGGTGAACCGGATGATGGTCGACGGTGTGGTCGAGGCGCCGGGCGGCTCGCACTTCACCACCGCCGCACCCGACTACGGCCGCGACGAGAAGTTCCAGCGGCACTACGCCGAGGCCGCCGCCACCGACGAGGGCTGGCAGGCGTTCGTGCAGACCTACTTGTCCGGCGGAGAGGCCGAATACCAAGCGGCCGTGCAGAAATTCGCTGAGGAGGCCGCCAAGTGAGCACTCGTGCTGAGGTGTGCGCGGTTGCGTGCGCCGACCTGTTCCGCGACGCGGGCGAGATCATGGTCAGCCCGATGACCAACATGGCATCGGTCGGCGCGCGGTTGGCCCGCCTGACCTTTTCCCCCGACATCCTGCTGACCGACGGCGAGGCGCAACTGCTCGCCGACACCCCGGCCCTGGGCAAGACCGGGCCGCTCGAGGGCTGGATGCCGTTCGGCCGCGTCTTCGAGACGCTAGCTTGGGGCCGGCGCCACGTGGTGATGGGCGCCAATCAGGTTGATCGCCACGGCAATCAGAACATCTCCGCCTTCGGGTCGCTGCAGCAGCCCAAGCGGCAGATGTTCGGGGTCCGCGGCGCGCCCGGCAACGCGATCAACCACGCGACCAGCTACTGGGTCGGCAATCACTCCAAGCGGGTGTTCTGCGAAACGGTCGATGTGATCTGCGGGATCGGCTGGGATAACATCGATTCCGGCAATCCGGCGTTCCGATTCGCCAACACCTACCGCGTGATCTCCAACCTCGGCGTGTTCGACTTCGGCGGACCGGACCGGACGATGCGGGCGGTCACGCTGCACCCCGGCGTGACGGCCGACGAAGTCCGCGAGAACACCTCGTTCGAGATCCACGGCCTCGACGGGGCCGACGAATCGCGGCTACCGACCGACGACGAGTTGCGGCTGATCCGCGAGGTCATCGACCCGAAGGCATTGCGGGACAAGGAAATCAGGTCATGAAGCTGCGCACCCCGCTGACCGAGCTGATCGGCATCGAGCACCCGGTGGTGCAGACCGGCATGGGCTGGGTGGCCGGCGCGCGACTGGTCGCAGCGACGTCCAACGCGGGTGGGCTCGGTATTCTGGCCTCCGCCACCATGACGCTCAACGAGTTGGCCGTCGCGATCGGCAAGGTCAAGGCCGCCACCGACAAGCCGTTCGGCGTGAACATCCGCGCCGACGCCGGCGACGCGGGCGACCGGGTCGACCTGATGATCCGCGAGGGAGTGAAGGTCGCGTCGTTCGCGTTGGCCCCCAAGCAAGAACTGATCGCCAAGCTCAAAGAGGCCGGCTCCGTGGTGATTCCCTCGGTCGGTCTGGCCAAGCACGCGAAAAAAGTGGCGTCCTGGGGCGCCGACGCGGTGATCGTGCAGGGCGGCGAGGGCGGCGGGCACACCGGCCCGATCGCCACCACCCTGCTGCTGCCCTCGGTGCTGGACGCCGTGAGCATTCCGGTGATCGCAGCGGGCGGCTTCTTCGACGGCCGCGGCCTCGCGGCGGCGCTGTCCTACGGAGCGGCCGGGGTGGCTATGGGCACCCGATTCCTGCTCACCTCCGACTCGACCGTGCCCGACGCCGTCAAGCAGCGGTATCTGGACTCGGCGCTGGACGGCACCGTGGTGACCACTCGCGTCGACGGCATGCCGCACCGCGTGCTGCGTACGGGCCTGGTGGAAAAGCTTGAGAATGGCACGCCGATAAGGGGTTTGACCGCCGCGGTGCGCAACGCCGCGAAGTTCAAGCACATGTCCGGGATGACCTGGAAGTCGATGATCCAGGACGGCCTGGCGATGCGGCACGGCAAGGAAATGACCATGTCGCAGATCGTGATGGCGGCCAACACCCCGATGCTGCTGAAGGCCGGTCTGGTCGAAGGCAATACCGATGCCGGCGTGCTGGCGTCGGGCCAGGTGGCCGGCATCGTCGACGACCTGCCGTCGTGCGCGGAGCTGATCGACGCGATCGTCGGCGACGCCGTCAAGCACCTGCAGGCCGCGACGGCCTACGTGGAATAGCTAGCGACGATCGCGAGCGCGGCGAAGCCGGGTGAAGCGGGTCGTCGCCATATAGCTAGCCTTCCACCACCATCAGCGTGTGGCCCGTCGGGTCGCGGAACCAGAACAGCGGCGGAACGGGTTCGCCCGGTCGCGCCACTTCCGCGTCGACGTCGACGCCGAGTTCCTTCATCGCCGCATGGGTGGCGTCGATGTCGTTGGTGGTCAACGTGATACCCGTGTTGGTCGGCTCGACCGGCCCGCTGTCCGGCGGGGGCGGGGCGAGCGCGATGCCCGTCGCACCCTCGGGCAGGTACACCTCGATCCAGCGGTAGTCACCGTGAAACGGTGTGTCGGTGCGCTTCTCGAAGCCCAGCGACTCATAGAACGCGACGGCCTTGTCCTGCTCGACCGTCGGCACGCACACCAGGCTCATCGTGGTCAGGCCAGTCATCGTCGTGCTCCTTCTCCGTAGGCTTCCGCGATGTCTTGTGAGCCGCCCCAGCGACTGTAGGTCGGTGATTGCGGCCAGCCCTCCGGCGAGTCCTGCCACTCTTCCTGGCGCCCGTACGGGAGCAGGTCGATCAGCGGGAATGTGTGGCTCAGTTGCTCGGTGCCGCGTCCGTTGGTGTGCCAGGTTCGGTAGAC
The sequence above is a segment of the Candidatus Mycobacterium wuenschmannii genome. Coding sequences within it:
- a CDS encoding MBL fold metallo-hydrolase; protein product: MHFDWESLTDSVHRCRLPFLDVTVGLVQGSTGTMLVDTGTTLIEAQAIRDDVREIAARDVTHVVLTHKHFDHVLGSGLFADAQKYCAPEVSDCITAATDQLRDDALSYGANAAEVYCAIAALRPPQHSVDEAVIDLGNREVIVARPGRGHTDADLVVLAAGVRGERSVVFTGDLLEESGDPAIDADSDVVDWPETLDRLLTIGGPDAIYVPGHGSVVGVDFIRRQQDWLRSNHPVR
- a CDS encoding SDR family oxidoreductase: MGVVDGRVVIVTGAGGGIGRAHALAFAAEGARVVVNDIGVGLDGSPAGGGSAAQSVIDEITAAGGEAVANGSNIADWNQAAALIQTAVDTFGGLDVLVNNAGIVRDRMMANTSEEEFDAVIAVHLKGHFGAMRHAASYWRGLSKEGKTVDARIINTSSGAGLQGSVGQGNYSAAKAGIAAMTLVAAAEMGRYGVTVNAIAPSARTRMTETVFADMMSTQDDAFDAMAPENISPLVVWLGSNESRDITGQVFEVEGGKIRVAEGWAHGPQIDKGARWDPAELGPVVSDLLSQARKPVPVYGA
- a CDS encoding SDR family oxidoreductase, with product MTHADGGPAFRFGLTGRVVLVTGGVRGVGAGISSVFAEQGATVVTCARRAVDDLPYEFHSCDIRDDDAVKAMIDEIVAKHRRLDAVVNNAGGSPFVLTAESSAKFNRKIIELNLLGALSVSQHANDVMQTQSAGGSIVNICSLSGRRPSPGTGAYGAAKAGLESLTQTLAVEWGPKVRVNACVVGMVETEQSELFYGDADSIAAISKGVPLGRLATPADVGWAAAFLASDAASYISGASLEVHGGGEPPPYLATTNASSIK
- the echA20 gene encoding (7aS)-7a-methyl-1,5-dioxo-2,3,5,6,7,7a-hexahydro-1H-indene-carboxyl-CoA hydrolase, whose amino-acid sequence is MTITSRTVEPGIVSVTVDYPKVNAIPSRGWFELGDAITAAGRDMDTHAVILRAEGRGFNAGVDIKEMQNTEGFTALIDANRGCFHAFRAVYECEVPVIAAVNGFCVGGGIGLVGNADVIVASDDATFGLPEVERGALGAATHLSRLVPQHMMRRLFFTAATVDAATLHHFGSVHEVVPRDELDEAALRVARDIAAKDTRVIRAAKEALNLIDVQRVNSSYRMEQGFTFELNLAGVADEHRDAFAGTKKGEKS
- the ipdA gene encoding cholesterol ring-cleaving hydrolase subunit IpdA; translation: MSNKRTTLDDAVAQVRSGMTIGIGGWGSRRKPMAFVRALLRTEVKDLTVVTYGGPDLGLLCSAGKVKRVYYGFVSLDSPPFYDPWFAKARSAGAIEAREMDEGMLRCGLQAAAQRLPFLPIRAGLGSSVIDFWEGELKTVTSPYPAPGGGNETLLAMPALNLDAAFVHLNLGDERGNAAYTGIDPYFDDLFLMAAERRYLSVERVVSTEELVKAVPPQALLVNRMMVDGVVEAPGGSHFTTAAPDYGRDEKFQRHYAEAAATDEGWQAFVQTYLSGGEAEYQAAVQKFAEEAAK
- the ipdB gene encoding cholesterol ring-cleaving hydrolase subunit IpdB; the encoded protein is MSTRAEVCAVACADLFRDAGEIMVSPMTNMASVGARLARLTFSPDILLTDGEAQLLADTPALGKTGPLEGWMPFGRVFETLAWGRRHVVMGANQVDRHGNQNISAFGSLQQPKRQMFGVRGAPGNAINHATSYWVGNHSKRVFCETVDVICGIGWDNIDSGNPAFRFANTYRVISNLGVFDFGGPDRTMRAVTLHPGVTADEVRENTSFEIHGLDGADESRLPTDDELRLIREVIDPKALRDKEIRS
- the ipdC gene encoding (3aS,4S,5R,7aS)-5-hydroxy-7a-methyl-1-oxo-octahydro-1H-indene-4-carboxyl-CoA dehydrogenase — translated: MKLRTPLTELIGIEHPVVQTGMGWVAGARLVAATSNAGGLGILASATMTLNELAVAIGKVKAATDKPFGVNIRADAGDAGDRVDLMIREGVKVASFALAPKQELIAKLKEAGSVVIPSVGLAKHAKKVASWGADAVIVQGGEGGGHTGPIATTLLLPSVLDAVSIPVIAAGGFFDGRGLAAALSYGAAGVAMGTRFLLTSDSTVPDAVKQRYLDSALDGTVVTTRVDGMPHRVLRTGLVEKLENGTPIRGLTAAVRNAAKFKHMSGMTWKSMIQDGLAMRHGKEMTMSQIVMAANTPMLLKAGLVEGNTDAGVLASGQVAGIVDDLPSCAELIDAIVGDAVKHLQAATAYVE
- a CDS encoding VOC family protein, whose amino-acid sequence is MTGLTTMSLVCVPTVEQDKAVAFYESLGFEKRTDTPFHGDYRWIEVYLPEGATGIALAPPPPDSGPVEPTNTGITLTTNDIDATHAAMKELGVDVDAEVARPGEPVPPLFWFRDPTGHTLMVVEG